A part of Streptomyces sp. DSM 40750 genomic DNA contains:
- a CDS encoding adenosylcobinamide-GDP ribazoletransferase, with translation MSTTPEPTPPEPTASEPTTPAAGPALSDGLRFAFGTLTVLPVTVNRWDREAARVGMLCAPVAGLVVGLVSAALGGLLLVLGAGPLLAAVASVAVPAVLTRGLHLDGLADTADGLGSGKPAEDALRIMKQSDIGPFGVITLVLVLLAQVAALTEAYGESWALGALAAAVSATAARLALTLAARAGVPAARPEGLGAAVAGAVPVRSALLVAGLVGCAAAGAGAFFGPYDIGRTVLAVVLACGAAESLLRHCTRRFGGVTGDVFGGLAETAATAALVVFTLG, from the coding sequence GTGTCCACGACCCCCGAGCCCACGCCCCCCGAGCCCACGGCTTCCGAGCCCACGACCCCGGCGGCCGGGCCCGCACTCTCCGACGGCCTCCGTTTCGCCTTCGGCACCCTGACCGTGCTGCCGGTGACGGTGAACCGCTGGGACCGGGAGGCCGCGCGCGTAGGGATGCTGTGCGCGCCCGTCGCCGGGCTGGTCGTCGGCCTGGTCTCGGCCGCACTCGGCGGTCTTCTCCTCGTCCTGGGCGCCGGTCCGTTGCTCGCCGCCGTGGCCTCCGTCGCCGTACCGGCCGTCCTCACGCGCGGCCTGCACCTGGACGGGCTGGCCGACACCGCCGACGGGCTCGGCAGCGGCAAGCCCGCCGAGGACGCTCTGCGGATCATGAAGCAGTCGGACATCGGGCCGTTCGGCGTCATCACCCTCGTCCTGGTGCTGCTGGCCCAGGTCGCCGCGCTCACCGAGGCGTACGGGGAGTCCTGGGCGCTGGGCGCGCTCGCGGCGGCCGTCTCCGCGACCGCCGCCCGGCTGGCCCTGACGCTGGCCGCGCGCGCGGGCGTACCCGCCGCCCGGCCCGAGGGGCTGGGGGCGGCGGTGGCGGGTGCGGTGCCGGTACGGAGCGCACTGCTCGTGGCCGGCCTGGTCGGATGCGCGGCGGCGGGCGCGGGCGCGTTCTTCGGGCCGTACGACATCGGCCGTACGGTGCTCGCGGTCGTCCTCGCCTGTGGTGCCGCCGAGTCGCTGCTGCGGCACTGCACGCGGCGGTTCGGCGGGGTGACCGGCGATGTGTTCGGCGGGCTGGCGGAGACCGCTGCGACAGCGGCGCTGGTCGTGTTCACCCTCGGGTGA
- a CDS encoding endo alpha-1,4 polygalactosaminidase, producing MSRVLARSALLSVLLLVAGCTTTSDDQPGTGRESGEAARWRPEPGTDWQWQLSGRLDTSVDVPVYDIDGFDQSADAVAELHDDGREVICYLSTGAWEDWRPDADEFPKSVIGKSNGWEGERWLDIRETDVLEPLMAARFDMCAEKGFDAVEPDNMDGYRNETGFPLKAADQLRYNRLIARLAHERGLAVGLKNDLDQIPELVDDFDFAVNEQCAQYEECDDLTPFIEAGKAVFHVEYEMETGDFCPEARRLELSSMLKKWELGVWRKAC from the coding sequence ATGAGCCGCGTCCTCGCCCGCAGCGCCCTGCTGTCCGTCCTTCTGCTGGTCGCCGGGTGTACGACCACTTCCGACGACCAGCCGGGCACCGGCCGGGAGTCCGGCGAGGCCGCGCGCTGGCGGCCGGAGCCCGGCACGGACTGGCAGTGGCAGCTCAGCGGGCGTCTGGACACCTCCGTCGACGTCCCCGTGTACGACATCGACGGCTTCGACCAATCCGCCGACGCCGTCGCCGAGTTGCACGACGACGGCCGCGAGGTCATCTGCTATCTGTCGACCGGCGCCTGGGAGGACTGGCGCCCGGACGCCGACGAGTTCCCGAAATCGGTCATCGGCAAGAGCAACGGCTGGGAGGGTGAGCGCTGGCTCGACATCCGTGAGACCGACGTCCTCGAACCCCTCATGGCCGCCCGTTTCGACATGTGCGCGGAGAAGGGCTTCGACGCGGTCGAGCCCGACAACATGGACGGCTACCGCAACGAGACCGGCTTCCCCTTGAAGGCCGCCGACCAGCTTCGCTACAACCGCCTCATCGCCCGCCTCGCCCACGAGCGGGGCCTCGCCGTGGGCCTCAAGAACGACCTCGACCAGATCCCGGAACTCGTCGACGACTTCGACTTCGCCGTCAACGAGCAGTGCGCCCAGTACGAGGAGTGCGACGACCTCACCCCCTTCATCGAGGCGGGCAAGGCGGTCTTCCACGTCGAGTACGAGATGGAGACGGGCGACTTCTGCCCCGAGGCCCGACGCCTGGAGCTCAGCTCGATGCTGAAGAAGTGGGAGCTGGGGGTGTGGCGGAAGGCCTGCTGA